GACGCACCGGCCGCTGTCGACGACCGGGATCGTGACGGAGTGCCACGCCAGGGGCTTCCGGCCTGCGGACTGGCCCCACGACGGCCCATGCTTCACGTCCTCGTGGATCGCGTCCTCCGAGGTGCCGGACCACCTCCCCCTTGAGGACGAGGAGGGACAAGCGATGGGGGTGGCGGAGGCCATCCTAGGGGCGGAGGCCGCCTCTCCGATCGGGGGGCTTCTCGGACCCACCAACTACGCGGGTGAGTGCACGTCCATCCAAGACAGCAGCGTGCTCGAGGGCTCCCTCGGCAACACGATCTGCACCGGAGCCTGGGTCGCGGGAGGGTTGGCCGGGATGTCAGCCAACGTGATGTCTAGCATAGCGACGGGGGCACTAGGGTTGGAGGTCTTCCCCGGGCTCGGGGGGTCCACGGTCGGAGACTTCCTGCCCGGCCACACCTGGATGATCGGGACCGGCGCCGAGATGAGGTACGAGGCGTGCAACGCGGCCCTGAACGAGACCTCGATCACGTTGAGCAAGTGCGCGCTGAGCGTGGCGGACCCCTTCAGCGGCGTCGGAGACACCATGTGCCAGACGGGCGACATTGCCATCCGCTTCATCGCAGACAACGTCGACCAGTGCGACGGCGGCTCCGCTAGATGCGAGGCGACGGGCAAGCAGACGTGCGCGATGGAGGGGAACTGCAGCACGTGCGAGGTCGACGTGAACAGCAGCCAGCCCGCCTCGTGCCAGTGCCTCTAGCCGGGCAGCGCGGGCCTACCCGTCCTCCAATGCCCGGTGGAGCCAGGCCTTCGCCAGTCGCCAGTCCCGCTTGACCGTCGCCGTCCCGACCCCGAGGGCCCCAGCCGTCTCCTCCACCGTGAGCCCCCCGAAGAACCGGCACTCGACCACTCGAGCGGCCCGGTCGTCCACCCGGGCCAGCTTCGCCAGCGCGTCGTCGAGGGCGAGCACGTCGACCCCCTCCGCCGCCCCGACCGGCCCGATCTGGCTAAGCCGGAGCGGGGGGACGCCGCCGCCCCGCTTGTCGCGGCTCCGGTCCCGGGCGTAGTTCACGAGCACCCGCCGCATCGCGATCGACGCGAGCGCCAGCATGTGCCCCCGGTTCCGGAACCCCCGGTCGCCCTGGGGCGCGAGCCGGAGGTACGCCTCGTGGACGAGCGCCGTCGTGCACAGCGTGTGGTCGTGGCGCTCGCGGCCGAGGTACCCGTGGGCGA
This sequence is a window from Rubrivirga marina. Protein-coding genes within it:
- a CDS encoding ECF-type sigma factor — encoded protein: MPASDPLPSVELSDGLGRDLDALLPRVYDELRRIAHGYLGRERHDHTLCTTALVHEAYLRLAPQGDRGFRNRGHMLALASIAMRRVLVNYARDRSRDKRGGGVPPLRLSQIGPVGAAEGVDVLALDDALAKLARVDDRAARVVECRFFGGLTVEETAGALGVGTATVKRDWRLAKAWLHRALEDG